CGGGCCGTGCGGAGGTACACTTCCTCGAACAGTGGGTAGCTCCCGCGGTCGTCGGAGTGCAGGCGGGCGCGGTCGCGAAAGCCGTGCGTTCGCAGACGCGCGTCGCGTTCGCCGTCGATCCCGGCGACACCCGCCTCGCCTCTGATGGCTTCTTATCCAGGGTGGTGCTGCCAAGGTAGACGCGTTTGTATCGGTTGTGGCATGGGGTGGTGCTGCGAGAAGACCAGGCCGCGGCATCCCGTGGGGGACGTGATACGCACCATTATTTGCACGAAATCAGAAGGGTAGCGTTATGTCCGTTCTCGAGTCCTCCATTCCCGCGCTCCTCGGTGAGAACGCGCGCCGGCAGCCCAGTGAGACGGCGTTCACATTCATCGACTACGACGTGGATCCGAAAGGCTTCGCCGAAAGCTTGACCTGGTCACAGCTGCACCGTCGCGCGTCGATCGTTGCCGAGGAGCTCAGGCGTTGCGGGACGACCGGCGATCGGGCGGCGATACTGGCCCCGCAGAGCCTCGACTACCTCATTGGTTTCTTGGGGGCGTTGCAAGCCGGATTCATCGCCGTCCCGCTGTCCATCCCGCAATTTGGCGCCCACGACATTCGCATATCGTCGGCGCTGCAGGATTGCACACCCGCCGCGATCATCACGACGTCCGCTGCCGTCGACGGTGTCATCAAATACGCTGAGGCGCACGGCACTTCGGCGGCACCCGCGGTCATCGAAATCGACTCACTCGACTTCTATTCCGCCGGCGAATTCACTCGGGCAGAATATTCGCATCCCAAGGAAGCTTATCTGCAGTACACCTCGGGATCGACCGGCCAGCCGGCCGGCGTCGTGATCACTCACGAGAATGTGCTTACTAATTGCCAGCAACTCGAGTCGGCTTTGTTCGACGTTTCCGGGTCACCGGAATCGTTGGTGTCCTGGCTGCCCTTCTATCACGATATGGGGCTCATTCAAGGGATCTGCTTTCCCACGGTATGGGCACGTCCCGCGGTGTTGACGAGTCCGATCGCATTTCTGGTGGAGCCGGCTCGTTGGATGAGGCTGCTTGCCGCCAATCCGCGGCCATTCTCCGCCGGGCCTAATTTCGCTTTCGATCTGGCGGTGCGCAGAATTTCGGACGACGACATGGCCGGGCTTGACCTCGGCGCAGTGGTGGGGCTGGCCAATGGCGCCGAGCGGGTGCAGCCGGCGTCGATCGCCCGCTTCATGGACCGATTCTCGCGGTACAACCTGCCAAACACGGCTATCAGGTCGTGCTATGGGCTCGCCGAGGCGACTCTGTATGTCGCGAGCGCGTCGGCGGGGCAGGCGCCCAGATCCGTGCGTTTTCAATACCAGCAACTGTCGGGCGGTCAGGCGACGCCCTGCACGGAGGAACAAGGCGGTAGCGACCTCGTCAGCTACGGCACGCTGAAGTCCCCGCTGGTGCGCATTGTCGACCCTGAAACCAGGGCCGAGACCCCGTCGGGAATCATCGGCGAGGTCTGGGCGCACGGTGCCAACATCGGCACGGGATATTGGCGGAACCCGGAACGGACCAAACGCACCTTTGGCGCAAAGATTGCCTCTCCAACTCCGGGCACACCCGAAGGTCCCTGGTTGCGGACGGGTGACCTGGGGTTCATGCACGACGGCGAATTGTTCATCGTGGGCCGCCTCAAGGATCTGCTCATCGTCGACGGACGCAATCACTACCCCGACGACATCGAGTCGACGATTTCACAGATCACCAAGGGCCGGGTGGCGGCGATTTCGGTTGTCGATGACACCAGCGAGCAGCTCGTTGCGATCGCGGAGGTGAAGAGCCGCGGCGGATCCGATGAGGATGCCCGGCAGAAACTTCGCTCGATGCGACGCGAGGTCGCGGCCGCCATCTCGAGCGCACACGGTGTGCGTATCACCGATCTTGTGCTCGTGGCGCCCGGTTCGCTTCCCCTCACGACGAGCGGCAAGGTCCGCCGGTCGACTTGTGTCGAGACCTATCGCCGGGAGGAGTTTGACCGTCTGGATGTCTCGGCATGACGTCCGCCGTCCCGGACGAGGCCGAGCTGCGGCGCTGGCTGATCGACTATCTGATTACCGAGATCGGTTGTGATAGCGATGAAGTCGGCCTCGACGTGGCGTTCAACGACTTGGGCGTCGGCTCCCGTGATGCGGTCGTACTCTCGGGAGAATTGGCCACCTTAATCAACCGGTCGGTGTCCCCGGTGGATTTTTGGCAGCACCCCACGATCAACGAGTTGGTGCAGTTTCTGACCACCCCCGAGTCGGAGTCCGCGGCGCAAGCCGTCTCGGCAGAGCGCGGTTCGGTCGACGAGCCCATCGCGGTGATCGGGTTGGGATGTCGTTTTCCCGGCGAGGTTTGCGGGCCGGACGCATTCTGGCGATTCTTGGGTGAGGGTCGTTCGTCGATAACCGAGGTGCCTGCCGATCGGTGGGAGCCGTTTGACGACGGTTCGCCGGAGATCGCGACGGCGTTGGCCGCCACCACTCGCTGGGCTTCGGTGTTGACCGACGTCGATGGTTTCGACGCAGAATTCTTCGAGATCTCCCCGCGTGAAGCGACCGCGATGGACCCGCAGCAGCGTCTGCTGCTGGAGGTGGCCTGGGAAGCGTTGGAGCACGCCGGTATTCCCGCGGAATCCTTGCGCCGATCGCAGACCGGCGTTTTCGCCGGAGCGTGTGCGACCGACTACGGATACCTGGCGGGAACGGACCTGAGTCGTGTCGACGCGTGGAGCAACATCGGCGGCGCCCTGAGCATCATCGCCAACCGGCTGTCGTACGTCCTGGATCTCCGCGGACCTTCGGTGTCGGTGGACACGGCCTGTTCGTCGTCGCTTGTCGCCGTGCACCTGGCCGCCCAGAGTCTGCGGACGGGGGATTGCGATCTGGCCATCGCGGCAGGAGTGAACCTGTTGTTGTCGCCGGCCATCTTTCGCAGCTTCGACGGAGCCGAGGCATTGTCGCCGACGGGTCGGTGCAAGTCGTTCGACGCGGATGCGGACGGATTCGTCCGCGGCGAGGGCTGCGGCGCCGTGATACTCAAGCGGGTGAGCGACGCTGTGCGCGACGGCGATCGGGTGCTGGCAGTGATACGGGGATCGGCGGTCAACCAGGATGGCCGATCCAACGGGCTGATGGCGCCGAACCCGGCCGCACAGATGGCCGTGCTGCGCGCGGCGTGTGCCAACGCCGGCGTTGCGCCACACCAGGTCGACTACGTGGAGACTCACGGAACCGGAACGCTTTTGGGCGATCCCATCGAGGCGCGTGCCCTGGGTACGGTGCTGGGTCGCGGACGCCCCGAAAACGGG
The DNA window shown above is from Mycobacterium sp. Aquia_216 and carries:
- a CDS encoding AMP-binding protein, whose product is MSVLESSIPALLGENARRQPSETAFTFIDYDVDPKGFAESLTWSQLHRRASIVAEELRRCGTTGDRAAILAPQSLDYLIGFLGALQAGFIAVPLSIPQFGAHDIRISSALQDCTPAAIITTSAAVDGVIKYAEAHGTSAAPAVIEIDSLDFYSAGEFTRAEYSHPKEAYLQYTSGSTGQPAGVVITHENVLTNCQQLESALFDVSGSPESLVSWLPFYHDMGLIQGICFPTVWARPAVLTSPIAFLVEPARWMRLLAANPRPFSAGPNFAFDLAVRRISDDDMAGLDLGAVVGLANGAERVQPASIARFMDRFSRYNLPNTAIRSCYGLAEATLYVASASAGQAPRSVRFQYQQLSGGQATPCTEEQGGSDLVSYGTLKSPLVRIVDPETRAETPSGIIGEVWAHGANIGTGYWRNPERTKRTFGAKIASPTPGTPEGPWLRTGDLGFMHDGELFIVGRLKDLLIVDGRNHYPDDIESTISQITKGRVAAISVVDDTSEQLVAIAEVKSRGGSDEDARQKLRSMRREVAAAISSAHGVRITDLVLVAPGSLPLTTSGKVRRSTCVETYRREEFDRLDVSA